A genomic segment from Aegilops tauschii subsp. strangulata cultivar AL8/78 chromosome 1, Aet v6.0, whole genome shotgun sequence encodes:
- the LOC109751505 gene encoding uncharacterized protein yields MGTGAPLPLAHTSSPAPFPLTPCRCDPPPPPPALRPRADPIAPRPQEMSRHHHHDPAPPPCCSCCACACGCSPPAPAPAPCGYYPAPPPQPAPASDQLLHAIAAHLLLSSAPPPPTPPQAQPPPQPHPQHQPHPQPPPNSAAHHANLYASYAYQYQHQQQPGSAPHAAYPQPPAAAPAPPPPQHQHQQPNPPDHGQLLLHSLLRRVAALETTLPHCFPSPPAPHPQQPNPRRHHRAGAHQEGPRSRSPSPPPRRARRGPQPPTERELAARTIQEHFRRFLARRSRTLRQLKELAMLRSKAASLRASLSGSGRRRCKDPMAISEAALGMLYRLDGIQGGDPMIREGKHAVSRELGRILEFVDKVLLKEQEEMGMDGAFDDYPEGCHGMNRPTVNRKVGFRGNEDNTEADESSESSSSTEAAETKAANSKKSANGKPGLAAPVPVHMESRRTGGEM; encoded by the exons ATGGGGACGGGGGCGCCACTCCCACTCGCGCACACTTCCTCCCCCGCTCCCTTTCCCTTGACGCCTTGCCGATGTGATcccccgccgcctccgcccgcaCTCCGTCCCCGCGCCGATCCCATCGCCCCTCGCCCCCAGGAAATGTCTCGCCACCACCACCACGACCCGGCCCCGCCGCCCTGCTGCTCCTGCTGCGCCTGCGCCTGCGGCTGCTCCCCGCCGGCCCCCGCCCCGGCGCCGTGCGGCTACTACCCCGCGCCGCCTCCCCAGCCGGCGCCCGCGTCGGACCAGCTCCTCCACGCCATCGCCGCGCATCTCCTGCTAAGCTCCGCTCCCCCGCCTCCCACGCCGCCCCAGGCCCAACCGCCGCCCCAGCCCCACCCGCAGCACCAGCCCCACCCTCAGCCGCCGCCGAATTCCGCCGCGCACCACGCGAATCTCTACGCCTCCTACGCTTACCAGTACCAGCACCAGCAGCAGCCGGGATCCGCCCCCCACGCGGCCTATCCCCAGCCGCCCGCGGCCGcccctgcgccgccgccgccgcagcatcagcaccagcagccgAACCCGCCCGACCACGGCCAGCTCCTGCTCCACTCTCTCCTGCGCCGCGTGGCCGCGCTCGAGACGACCTTGCCGCACTGCTTCCCCTCCCCTCCCGCGCCGCACCCCCAGCAGCCCAACCCTCGCCGGCACCACCGCGCGGGCGCGCACCAGGAGGGCCCGCGCTCGCGCTCGCCCTCGCCCCCGCCGCGTCGCGCGCGCCGGGGGCCGCAGCCGCCGACCGAGAGGGAGCTCGCGGCGCGCACCATCCAGGAGCACTTCCGGCGCTTCCTGGCGCGGCGCTCCCGCACGCTGCGCCAGCTCAAGGAGCTCGCCATGCTCCGCTCCAAGGCCGCGTCTCTCCGGGCGTCCCTCTCcggctccggccgccgccggtGCAAGGACCCGATGGCTATCTCGGAGGCCGCCCTGGGCATGCTCTACCGCCTCGAcgggatccag GGAGGGGACCCCATGATCCGGGAGGGGAAGCACGCCGTGAGCCGGGAGCTCGGCAGGATACTGGAGTTCGTTGACAAGGTGCTCCTCAAAGAGCAGGAGGAGATGGGCATGGATGGCGCATTCGACGATTATCCTGAAGGTTGTCATGGGATGAATCGCCCAACTGTGAACAGGAAGGTAGGTTTCCGCGGTAATGAGGACAACACCGAGGCTGATGAGAGCTCTGAGAGCTCGAGTTCTACCGAGGCTGCTGAGACGAAGGCTGCAAACAGCAAGAAGAGTGCCAATGGCAAGCCTGGGCTTGCAGCCCCAGTGCCTGTACACATGGAGTCAAGGAGAACTGGAGGGGAAATGTGA